A single region of the Thunnus maccoyii chromosome 10, fThuMac1.1, whole genome shotgun sequence genome encodes:
- the mag gene encoding myelin-associated glycoprotein has product MWCLELLLPLLLIINDASCQWNVWVPRDISAMTNSCVVIPCTFMYPSGIRPYRGIHGIWYFGQPYPQLFPPVVFKSRTDVVHESYKGRTKLLGDLHQRNCTLLINNIGTEHSGRYYFRADLGGANMYTFPDFAELKVLEQPNIDVPEEIVSDESLELTCYAPDNCPDMTPEIQWMYTDYLPDPEFSSDYLEESNTAVLSSTLTFTPRPMHNGQLLGCRVYYPNTTLVYERLISLDIKYAPRSVWVNVSSEVMEGSSVTLHCEVDSNPPPRISWMFGDQELLWDTASNVSLSLDDVTPAQEGVYTCVGDNGYGVMNTSLYLAVKYPPREPIVNNSMTVQEGTSLALHCSTQGSPAPTLTWLKDGELVGTITADELSVLEIVEITPQGDGQYRCLAENEHGRASSSLNITVEYAPVLLEESKCTVVREGVQCVCMATGNPEPTIEFYLPDQNITINETDGRFNFYTHTDGHTSTGMIKLREKGERINNGGPAVNVHCSIYNMYGRESVLLELQQEKKYMMAVIVGTIGGVAVIAFIIAAVRYVGHNNKKENGNPRQDVVLENPALYYSAVKKDKHNLRKKVLKTELLGSKFNSILEETTGEDGDYQPVGSLAELERQELNYAALEFIGARSREGASGRGDDGSNYTEIKAK; this is encoded by the exons ATGTGGTGTTTGGAGCTGCTCTTACCACTGCTGTTGATCATCAATG ATGCCAGTTGCCAGTGGAACGTTTGGGTACCTCGGGACATCTCGGCCATGACCAATTCCTGTGTTGTCATCCCGTGCACCTTCATGTACCCATCTGGTATCAGGCCATACCGTGGCATTCATGGTATCTGGTACTTTGGCCAGCCTTACCCTCAACTCTTCCCTCCCGTAGTCTTCAAATCACGCACAGATGTCGTGCATGAGAGCTACAAGGGCCGCACCAAGCTGTTGGGTGATCTGCATCAGAGGAACTGCACTCTGCTCATCAACAACATTGGCACAGAGCACTCAGGGAGATACTACTTTCGTGCTGACCTCGGTGGGGCAAACATGTACACGTTCCCAGACTTTGCTGAGCTCAAAGTTCTGG AACAACCCAACATTGATGTCCCAGAGGAAATTGTCAGTGATGAGAGCCTGGAGCTGACATGTTATGCTCCTGACAACTGCCCTGACATGACTCCAGAAATCCAGTGGATGTACACTGACTACCTGCCGGACCCTGAGTTCAGCTCTGACTACCTGGAGGAAAGCAACACAGCGGTACTCTCCAGCACCCTGACCTTTACACCCAGACCAATGCACAACGGTCAGCTCCTGGGCTGCAGGGTGTACTACCCAAACACCACACTGGTCTACGAGAGGCTCATTTCTCTAGACATCAAGT ATGCTCCACGCTCAGTGTGGGTGAACGTCTCCTCAGAGGTGATGGAGGGCAGCTCTGTGACGCTGCACTGCGAGGTGGACAGTAACCCTCCTCCCAGGATCTCCTGGATGTTCGGAGACCAGGAACTGCTGTGGGACACGGCATCCAACGTCTCCCTATCCCTGGATGATGTGACGCCTGCACAAGAGGGAGTCTACACCTGTGTCGGGGACAACGGCTATGGCGTCATGAACACTTCACTCTACCTGGCTGTCAAGT aCCCTCCCCGTGAGCCCATTGTAAACAACTCCATGACAGTACAAGAGGGCACTTCATTGGCTCTGCACTGCAGCACCCAGGGCAGCCCAGCCCCAACCCTCACCTGGCTGAAGGACGGGGAGCTGGTGGGAACCATCACTGCAGATGAGCTGTCAGTGCTGGAGATCGTGGAGATCACACCACAGGGAGACGGACAGTACCGCTGCCTGGCTGAGAACGAGCATGGACGAGCCAGCAGCTCCCTAAACATCACTGTTGAAT ATGCCCCGGTCCTTCTGGAGGAGTCCAAGTGCACAGTGGTGAGGGAAGGTGTCCAGTGTGTCTGCATGGCCACAGGAAACCCTGAACCCACCATCGAGTTCTACTTGCCTGACCAGAACATCACCATCAACGAAACAGACGGCCGGTTCaacttctacacacacacagacggacaCACCTCCACCGGTATGATCAAGCTGCGGGAGAAAGGCGAGCGCATCAACAACGGTGGCCCAGCTGTTAATGTCCACTGCAGCATCTACAACATGTACGGAAGAGAGAGTGTACTTCTGGAGCTACAGCAGGAGA AAAAGTACATGATGGCAGTTATAGTTGGCACCATCGGCGGAGTGGCTGTCATAGCCTTCATTATTGCAGCAGTGAGATACGTTGGCCACAACAACAAGAA AGAGAATGGCAACCCTAGGCAGGACGTGGTCCTGGAGAACCCAGCTTTGTACTACAGCGCAGTCAAGAAGGACAAACATAATCTGAGGAAGAAAGTG CTTAAGACAGAGCTGTTGGGCTCAAAGTTTAACTCCATTCTAGAGGAGACTACG GGAGAAGACGGGGATTATCAACCTGTGGGCTCTTTGGCAGAACTGGAGAGGCAAGAGCTGAATTACGCTGCTCTGGAGTTTATCGGGGCCAGGTCCAGGGAGGGGGCCTCAGGGAGGGGGGATGACGGCAGCAACTACACGGAAATCAAAGCCAAATGA
- the LOC121906324 gene encoding sialic acid-binding Ig-like lectin 5 yields MSTVYAKEEVYKEEASDQSRDSCEQTAVKRRKRRHKEFHQLNFLHFHCESCTVEGETDCLKHQIIMFVLIWATLLFSVRGSNADTGASAQEKQYCQNRFCITLTEGEITAEAGLCVVIPCSFTTPDSFTTQHIVWYKCEPSKQRCDNSDVIFHTNKNNIKVQPGFKGRVSLLESDLSQKNCSIVINDLTASDSGSYQLRVNGVQFRYPNGFTFSFRATVSVKDLSQKPTVMIPPLTEGQQTTLTCTAPGLCSGSVPTITWMWRGTGENDSHITGDIMTENLTAVTQRHSSTLTFNSSAEHHGTDVTCKVSFTGDTTTEETVTLNVTYMKKPDITGDAIVKEGDTLNLTCSVESFPPSLITWTKLGLNTNLQNGIDANLQNDTELSTLIIPNVTAEHSGRYICTAKHVDSTPTIYVDVTVTWFAKILNGSGCVAQSTVLTCGCISQGVPLPSIKWPLMKNHNEYSVITTVSDHTVNSTITLTVKDHSNTAVECVSSNEYGEAKEKLTIIQMNTPEQVGQSSLLKIVSRLDIIIAFLTGVLLSATLCCLAKKCHREKQKSSGNLDGTLEMVTTQEDPLIHAGQAVEDDQTHHQEAPKDGAEAVEKGAPDLDGGPKDAEYASIDFSVLKRRSARGAAKKQETTETEYAEIKREEKMERQDSGRELDEVLECKEEEVVIADDEEIKHCEPEEEEA; encoded by the exons ATGTCTACAGTTTATGCA AAGGAAGAGGTGTACAAGGAGGAAGCGTCAGATCAGAGCAGAGACAGCTGTGAACAGACTGCTgtgaagagaaggaaaagaagacaTAAGGAG tttcatcaaCTGAACTTCCTGCACTTTCACTGTGAAAGCTGCACTGTGGAGGGAGAGACCGACTGTCTCAAGCATCAAATTATTATGTTTGTTCTCATCTGGGCAACTCTGCTCTTCTCTGTTAGAGGCAGCAATGCTGACACAG GTGCATCAGCGCAGGAAAAACAATACTGTCAGAATAGATTCTGTATCACTCTTACTGAAGGAGAAATAACAGCAGAGGCTGGACTCTGTGTTGTGATACCGTGCTCTTTCACTACTCCTGATAGCTTCACAACCCAACATATAGTTTGGTACAAATGTGAACCAAGTAAACAGAGATGTGATAATTCTGACGTAATATTCCacacaaacaagaacaacatAAAAGTTCAGCCTGGGTTCAAAGGACGAGTGTCACTGTTGGAGTCTGACCTGAGTCAAAAGAACTGCAGCATCGTCATCAATGACCTCACTGCTTCAGATTCTGGATCATATCAACTCAGAGTTAATGGTGTCCAGTTTCGGTATCCAAATGGATTTACCTTCTCTTTTAGAGCAACTGTCTCTGTTAAAG ATCTGAGTCAGAAGCCCACAGTGATGATTCCTCCACTGACTGAGGGACAGCAGACCACACTGACCTGCACTGCTCCTGGTCTCTGCTCTGGATCAGTTCCTACAATTACCTGGATGTGGAGAGGAACAGGAGAGAATGACTCTCACATTACAGGAGACATCATGACTGAGAATCTGACTGCtgtcacacagagacacagctCAACTTTGACCTTTAACTCTTCAGCTGAACACCATGGCACCGATGTCACCTGTAAGGTCAGCTTCACAGGTGACACAACTACAGAGGAGACAGTGACTCTGAATGTGACCT ATATGAAGAAACCTGACATCACTGGGGATGCAATTGTTAAGGAAGGTGACACTCTGAATCTGACCTGCAGTGTTGAAAGTTTCCCTCCGTCTCTGATCACATGGACTAAACTTGGCCTCAACACAAACCTACAAAATGGAATTGATGCTAACTTGCAGAACGACACTGAACTATCCACACTTATAATCCCTAACGTGACAGCAGAACATTCTGGACGTTACATCTGTACAGCAAAGCATGTGGACAGTACTCCGACTATATATGTTGATGTAACTGTGACTT GGTTTGCAAAGATCCTAAATGGCTCTGGATGTGTGGCTCAGTCAACAGTTCTGACCTGTGGGTGTATCAGTCAGGGGGTTCCCTTACCCAGCATTAAATGGCCGCTGATGAAGAACCACAATGAGTACTCTGTCATTACCACTGTGTCGGACCACACAGTCAACAGCACCATCACCCTAACTGTAAAAGACCACAGTAACACTGCTGTTGAGTGTGTCAGCAGCAATGAATATGgagaagcaaaagaaaaactcaCCATCATCCAAATGAACACGCCAGAACAAGTGG GTCAATCCAGTTTACTAAAAATTGTTTCACGGCTGGACATCATCATTGCATTTTTGACTGGGGTACTTCTTTCAGCAACCCTTTGCTGTTTGGCAAAGAAATGCCATAG agaaaaacagaagagctcTGGAAATCTGGATGGGACCCTGGAGATGGTGACCACCCAAGAGGATCCACTg ATACATGCTGGTCAAGCAGTGGAAGATGATCAGACTCACCACCAAGAGGCACCAAAAGATGGAGCTGAGGCGGTGGAGAAAGGAGCCCCTGATCTCGATGGTGGACCAAAAGACGCGGAGTACGCCAGCATTGACTTCTCCGTGTTGAAAAGAAGAAGTGCCAGGGGGGCAGCAAAGAAGCAAGAGACCACAGAGACAGAGTACGCTGAAAttaagagagaggaaaaaatggaaaggCAAGACAGTGGCAGAGAGCTAGATGAAGTGTTGGAGTGCAAAGAGGAGGAGGTTGTGATAGCAGACGATGAGGAGATAAAACATTGTgagccagaggaggaggaagcgtAG